A stretch of the Saprospiraceae bacterium genome encodes the following:
- the pstC gene encoding phosphate ABC transporter permease subunit PstC has product MRTPLNQYLETLMEWIIKGCGYISAFIVLLIVLFLFKEGISFIGSSPVENHYGLFTGKGNPVSQLTAEQIKDIFDQKIKTWESLGGTKDPIITITVNDLEDHFTKEQLGPNYEYLNICVNHFLDSIPGSIAFFSERQLSLIGSTREIEIKSISLWDFLSGREWFPTAHPASVMGTFPLLMGTLVVSFFAILFALPLGLAAAIYLAEIANHRVRNILKPIIELLSGIPSVVYGFFGLVIIVPMIQNVFHLPVGETALAGSILLAIMALPTIITVSEDAIRTTPQAMKEASFALGASHWQTIWKVILPNASSGITAAAILGIGRAIGETMAVLMVTGNAAIMPHSLVQPVRTIPATIAAELGEAAFGGLHFKSLFALACMLFLITLLTNLIVERITLKRKIS; this is encoded by the coding sequence ATGAGAACACCTCTCAATCAATATTTAGAAACACTCATGGAGTGGATCATTAAAGGCTGTGGATATATATCAGCCTTTATTGTTTTATTAATTGTATTGTTTCTATTTAAAGAAGGAATCTCTTTCATTGGTTCTTCACCAGTTGAAAATCATTATGGTTTATTTACTGGTAAAGGAAATCCTGTTTCACAGCTGACTGCAGAACAGATAAAGGATATATTCGATCAAAAAATTAAAACCTGGGAATCTTTAGGTGGTACAAAAGATCCCATTATTACAATTACTGTAAATGATCTGGAGGATCATTTTACAAAAGAACAGCTTGGTCCTAATTATGAATACCTGAATATTTGCGTGAATCATTTTTTAGACAGCATTCCGGGATCAATTGCATTTTTTTCAGAGCGACAATTGAGTTTGATAGGATCCACGCGTGAAATCGAAATCAAATCAATCAGTTTATGGGATTTTTTGAGTGGACGTGAATGGTTTCCTACTGCACATCCTGCTTCAGTAATGGGAACGTTTCCTTTATTAATGGGGACCTTGGTTGTTAGTTTTTTTGCAATTCTATTTGCATTGCCACTTGGATTGGCTGCAGCTATTTATCTTGCTGAAATAGCAAACCATCGAGTCCGTAACATTTTAAAACCGATTATTGAGTTGCTTTCTGGAATTCCATCTGTGGTCTATGGATTTTTTGGCTTGGTTATTATAGTGCCTATGATCCAGAATGTTTTTCATTTGCCGGTTGGAGAAACTGCTTTAGCTGGTAGTATATTATTAGCAATAATGGCCTTGCCAACGATCATAACGGTTTCAGAAGACGCCATCCGGACAACACCGCAGGCTATGAAGGAAGCGAGTTTTGCTTTAGGAGCCTCACATTGGCAAACGATTTGGAAGGTAATTCTGCCCAATGCTTCTTCTGGTATTACGGCGGCTGCTATTTTGGGTATCGGACGGGCTATTGGAGAAACAATGGCAGTTTTAATGGTAACCGGAAATGCAGCAATTATGCCACACAGTCTTGTGCAACCGGTACGAACCATTCCTGCAACCATAGCAGCAGAGTTGGGAGAAGCTGCTTTTGGTGGATTGCATTTTAAATCTTTATTTGCGCTTGCCTGCATGTTATTTTTAATAACTTTATTGACAAACTTAATTGTGGAGCGGATTACTCTGAAACGAAAAATAAGTTAG
- a CDS encoding FAD-dependent oxidoreductase produces MKRRDFLKTGSLLGGMALVGPDLIKSSLNTKKKPKKVLILGSGFSGLAAAYALKKKGIKYQILEARNRIGGRVFSFNPNPELNLTIELGAEWVGESHTRIIELCKEFGLTPENNQFDTHLNFEGNYFKAGAWNLSPELEKFWNAKTTLWNALTPVQKRKLDKQDWWRYLSNKGFSDRDLLLRELMDSTDFGESIRHTSAYAAFAEYAESSEKNEMDLKIKGGNGLLAEKLADAVGREFILTQHTAVQINQDAIGVKVICDNGKSFSADRLICTVPLYALQKIKWNPGLPSYQLDAINSLQYARIGKFPMVFKERFWKEENFDMLTDTPAHYFYHATKNQAGPSGVLISYAIGEKADSMASVTKQHREELILNALKPAFGDVRKYLSESLMYYWGVDNYSKGAYAFYGKGQWFGTMPILKQAHLNTHFAGEHLADWQGFMEGAINSGEEAAEF; encoded by the coding sequence ATGAAACGAAGAGATTTTCTCAAAACCGGAAGTTTACTAGGCGGAATGGCTCTGGTCGGCCCTGATTTAATTAAATCCAGCTTAAATACTAAGAAAAAACCTAAAAAAGTATTGATTTTGGGTAGCGGTTTTTCAGGATTGGCTGCAGCATATGCGCTCAAAAAGAAAGGAATTAAATACCAAATCCTCGAAGCCCGCAATCGAATTGGAGGCAGGGTATTTTCATTTAATCCAAATCCGGAATTAAATCTTACCATCGAATTGGGTGCAGAATGGGTTGGGGAATCTCACACCCGGATCATAGAACTCTGCAAAGAATTTGGTTTAACACCCGAAAACAACCAGTTTGATACCCATCTCAACTTTGAAGGCAATTATTTTAAAGCCGGGGCTTGGAATTTGAGTCCGGAATTGGAAAAATTCTGGAATGCCAAAACAACCCTCTGGAATGCCTTAACCCCAGTACAAAAACGCAAATTGGACAAACAGGATTGGTGGCGCTATTTATCCAATAAAGGATTTTCAGATCGAGATTTATTGTTGCGTGAATTGATGGATAGTACAGATTTTGGTGAAAGTATTCGGCATACTTCAGCCTATGCAGCATTTGCAGAATATGCAGAGAGCAGTGAAAAGAATGAAATGGATCTTAAAATCAAAGGAGGAAATGGTTTATTGGCAGAAAAATTAGCAGATGCAGTTGGGCGCGAATTTATTTTGACTCAACATACCGCAGTTCAAATCAATCAGGATGCTATAGGCGTTAAGGTGATTTGCGACAACGGAAAAAGTTTTTCTGCCGACCGATTAATTTGTACGGTTCCACTCTATGCGCTTCAAAAAATAAAATGGAATCCAGGATTGCCATCATACCAACTTGACGCCATTAATTCTTTACAATATGCGCGTATCGGAAAATTTCCAATGGTATTTAAAGAGCGCTTTTGGAAGGAAGAAAATTTTGATATGCTAACCGATACGCCTGCACATTATTTTTATCATGCGACTAAAAATCAGGCTGGTCCTTCTGGTGTTTTAATATCCTATGCAATTGGAGAAAAAGCTGATTCTATGGCCTCAGTAACCAAACAACACCGCGAAGAATTAATTTTAAATGCACTTAAGCCCGCTTTTGGTGATGTTCGAAAATACCTCAGTGAAAGTTTGATGTATTATTGGGGAGTGGATAATTATTCTAAAGGAGCTTATGCATTTTATGGGAAAGGACAGTGGTTTGGCACAATGCCGATTTTAAAACAAGCACATCTAAATACACATTTTGCCGGAGAGCATCTGGCGGATTGGCAGGGATTTATGGAAGGCGCAATCAACAGCGGTGAAGAAGCAGCAGAATTTTAA
- a CDS encoding phosphate ABC transporter substrate-binding protein, producing the protein MNIKSILLLSILFFGACNNANQQKEAAGSKNLNIKGSDTVLPLAQKSAEQYMKTHTDQSIAVVGGGSGTGITALMDGNTDIAMSSRDIKGEEKLKFQEKQIQIEVKTIAVDALAVIVHPENKVEQLTREQLEKIFTGEITNWKDLGGMDAPIVVYSRENSSGTYEFFKEHVMNKKNYASTVLNMPATGAIVQSVGQTKGAIGYIGVAYLSSGVKAIKVSYDEGKTFVAPSIATAKDKTYPIARPLYYIYDVKIESKVKPFIDYCISPEGQKLVEEVGYIPLN; encoded by the coding sequence ATGAACATTAAAAGTATTTTATTATTAAGTATTTTATTTTTTGGCGCTTGTAATAATGCAAATCAGCAGAAAGAAGCCGCAGGATCAAAAAATTTAAATATTAAAGGAAGCGATACGGTTTTGCCATTGGCACAAAAATCGGCAGAGCAATATATGAAAACACATACGGATCAATCCATTGCAGTTGTGGGAGGTGGAAGTGGAACCGGTATAACTGCACTTATGGACGGAAATACAGACATTGCCATGTCATCCAGAGATATAAAAGGCGAAGAAAAACTAAAATTTCAAGAGAAACAAATTCAAATTGAAGTTAAAACAATTGCTGTGGATGCATTGGCTGTTATTGTTCATCCAGAAAACAAGGTAGAGCAATTAACCCGTGAGCAATTGGAGAAAATTTTTACTGGTGAAATTACTAACTGGAAGGATTTAGGGGGAATGGATGCACCCATCGTTGTTTATTCACGCGAAAACAGTTCAGGTACCTATGAGTTTTTTAAAGAACATGTAATGAATAAAAAGAATTATGCCAGTACCGTTTTAAATATGCCAGCAACAGGAGCTATTGTACAATCAGTCGGACAAACCAAAGGTGCCATTGGTTATATTGGAGTGGCTTATTTATCAAGTGGAGTTAAGGCAATTAAAGTATCTTACGATGAAGGGAAAACATTTGTTGCGCCTTCTATTGCAACAGCAAAAGATAAAACTTATCCTATTGCCAGACCCCTCTATTATATTTATGATGTAAAAATAGAAAGTAAGGTAAAACCATTTATTGATTATTGTATTTCTCCTGAAGGGCAAAAACTTGTTGAAGAAGTCGGATATATTCCATTGAACTAA
- the pstA gene encoding phosphate ABC transporter permease PstA, which produces MLVFPKHIDRRKKLQQNIFFWLARIISILIIGILFLILFFILKRGLPVVTWNFFSEMPTEGMTQGGIFPAIVGSVYLVLGSMLFAFPIGVLSGIYVNEYAQEGKLKVFIKMMTNNLAGIPSIVFGLFGMALFVNKLNFGASILAGSLTLALLALPLIIRTTEESLKAVDSTFRHASYALGASKFYTIRKVVIPIAFPNIITGLILGIGRVSGETAPILFTVAAYFLPKLPQSVFDQCMALPYHLYVIATSGTNVEASRPIAYGTAVVLIGIVFIVNLSANYLRNHFGKKVKMK; this is translated from the coding sequence ATGCTGGTATTTCCAAAACATATTGACCGGCGTAAAAAATTGCAGCAAAATATATTTTTTTGGCTGGCACGAATTATTTCCATTCTTATTATCGGGATACTTTTTTTAATCTTGTTTTTTATTTTAAAAAGAGGCTTGCCCGTTGTTACCTGGAATTTTTTCTCCGAAATGCCTACTGAAGGAATGACACAAGGAGGGATATTTCCAGCAATAGTTGGTAGCGTCTATTTGGTATTGGGCAGCATGCTATTTGCATTTCCAATTGGTGTATTATCGGGTATTTATGTAAATGAATATGCACAGGAAGGAAAGTTGAAGGTCTTTATAAAAATGATGACGAATAATCTGGCAGGAATCCCATCCATTGTTTTTGGATTATTTGGTATGGCTTTGTTTGTAAACAAACTTAATTTTGGTGCTTCTATATTAGCTGGTTCACTTACTTTGGCTTTGTTGGCATTGCCGTTAATCATTCGGACAACAGAGGAGAGTTTAAAAGCCGTGGATTCCACATTTCGCCATGCGAGTTATGCTCTTGGTGCTTCAAAATTTTATACCATACGAAAAGTTGTAATTCCTATAGCATTTCCAAATATAATTACCGGGTTAATCTTAGGAATCGGAAGGGTATCCGGTGAAACAGCTCCAATATTATTTACGGTAGCTGCGTATTTTCTACCAAAATTACCACAATCTGTTTTTGATCAATGCATGGCGCTGCCATATCACTTGTATGTGATTGCTACCAGTGGCACAAATGTTGAGGCAAGTCGGCCGATAGCATATGGCACTGCGGTCGTTTTAATTGGAATCGTATTTATAGTAAATTTATCAGCAAATTATTTGCGCAATCATTTTGGGAAGAAAGTAAAAATGAAATAA